In the Anaerostipes caccae L1-92 genome, CGCAAAGTATTCAAGAAGACAGCTGACCCAGTACCGGAGAAATGACATCGGATTTGTATTTCAGTTTTACAATCTGGTGCCCAACCTGACGGCGCTGGAAAATGTGGAGCTGGCCCTTCAGATCAGTAAAAATCCGCTGGATGCGGAACAGATTCTTTCGGATGTGGGGCTTTCTGAGCGCCTCTCTAATTTCCCTGCCCAGCTTTCCGGAGGAGAACAGCAGAGGGTTTCCATTGCCAGGGCCCTTGCCAAGAATCCAAAGCTTCTGCTCTGCGATGAGCCGACCGGGGCTCTGGACTATAAGACAGGAAAATCGATTCTAAAACTTTTGCAGGATACTTGCCGTGAGAGAAATAAAACTGTGATTGTCATCACTCACAATCTTGCGATCGCCCCGATTGCAGACCGTGTGATCGAGATCAAGAGCGGAAAAGTACATGATATGCGGATCAATCAGGAGCCTAAATCAGTAGAGACGATAGAATGGTAGGTGGACCATATGAAGAAAGCGCTTCATAAAGACAATTTCATGATGGTCCGAAAGACACTGCCGAGATTTTTGTCGATCTTTTTTATTGTTGCATTGGGAGTAGCGTTTTTTTCCGGAGTCCGGGTTACAGAACCCGATATGAAGTTAACCGCAGATGCCCAGTTTGACGAGAGCAGGCTTATGGATTTAAGAGTCCTTGGCACCATGGGTATCACAGAGAAAGATGTAAAGGCGGTCAGAGAAATTTCCGGGATTTCCGTGGCGGAACCAAGCTACTCTGTGGACACGATCTGTAAATTGAATGACACAGAAAAAGTCTTAAAAGTCATGGCGGCGACCGACCGGCTCAACCAGATCAAAGTCACAGAGGGCAGGATGCCGAAGACGAACGGAGAGTGCCTGGTGGATTCTTATCTGATGGACCATTCGGATATCAAAGTCGGCGATACGATTACAGTGTCTTCGGGAACGGATGATGACATTGGGGAGACATTAAAAGAATCCTCACTGAAAGTAGTCGGAGTGGGAAGTTCCTCCTATTATCTTTCCAGAGACAGGGGAACGGCAACTATAGGAAATGGGCAGATCAGCGGTTTTGCTGTGGTGCCGAAAGAAAATTTTAAATTGGATGTCTGCACGGATTTGTATATCACTGTGAAAGGGGCGGCAGGGAAGACTGCATATACGGACGACTATGATGATATCGTAGAAAAAGCAGAAAAAAAGATTAAGAATATTTCCGACAGCCGCTGTGAGATTAGACAAAGAGAAATAAAGGACGAGGCTGAAAAGGAAGTAAAAAAGGCTGAGAATCAATATAAAAAAGAAAAGAAAAAAGCGGATAAGAAACTCGCAGAAGCAGAGCAGAAACTCAAAGATGCCAAAAAGGAAATAAACGCCGGACAAAAAGAGATTGCTTCCCGGAAACATAAGATATCCCAGGGCGGGAAAGAGATACAAAAGGGATGGCAGAGTTACAGAGACGGCAGGAAGCAGCTTTCTAAGGCAGAGAAAGATATTAAAAGCAATGAGAAAAAGCTTGTGAAAGCAGAAAAGGAACTTGCCAAAGCGAAAGAACAGTTAAAACAGCAGATACAGCAGGCAGAAGCTATGGGACAGATTCCTCCACAGATGCAGCAGAAATTTGAACAGGCAGAGAAGGAACTTTTAAGACAGGAGGCAGTTTTGAAAGCCTCTAAAAAGGAGCTGGCCAAAGGGAAAAAGGAACTTCAGGCAAGCAAACGAAAGTTAAATAGTTCTGCCTCTCTGCTGAGGAAGAAGGAAAAAGAACTTAAGAACGGAGAACTTAAAATTTACGAGGCTGAGAAAAAGCTTTCAGATGCCCGAAAGGAGCTCAAAAAGGGAGAAAAAGAATATAGATCTTCTAAGAAGAAGGCGGACCGCAAGTTTGCCAAGGCAAAGAAGAAGATCGATGATGCCCGGAAAGAGATAGATGATATAAAGATGCCCAAATGGTATGTGCTGGACCGGAACAAGATTCAGTCTTACGTGGAATACGGAGGGGACACCGAAAGAATCGGGGCGATCGGAGAAGTATTTCCGGTGATTTTCTTCCTGGTAGCCGCACTGGTGAGTCTGACGACCATGACCAGGATGGTGGAGGAGCAGAGAACCCAGATCGGAATTTTAAAGGCTTTGGGGTACACAGGCTTCGATGTGGCAAAGAAGTATGGACTGTACGCCCTGCTCGCCACAGCAGGGGGAAGTATCATTGGTGTGCTTGTGGGAGAGACAATCCTTC is a window encoding:
- a CDS encoding ABC transporter ATP-binding protein, encoding MDDFIRLEEVRKIYQTGQVVTKAVDGINFTISEGEFVVIIGASGAGKTTILNILGGMDTVTSGSVFVDGNDIAKYSRRQLTQYRRNDIGFVFQFYNLVPNLTALENVELALQISKNPLDAEQILSDVGLSERLSNFPAQLSGGEQQRVSIARALAKNPKLLLCDEPTGALDYKTGKSILKLLQDTCRERNKTVIVITHNLAIAPIADRVIEIKSGKVHDMRINQEPKSVETIEW
- a CDS encoding FtsX-like permease family protein; translation: MKKALHKDNFMMVRKTLPRFLSIFFIVALGVAFFSGVRVTEPDMKLTADAQFDESRLMDLRVLGTMGITEKDVKAVREISGISVAEPSYSVDTICKLNDTEKVLKVMAATDRLNQIKVTEGRMPKTNGECLVDSYLMDHSDIKVGDTITVSSGTDDDIGETLKESSLKVVGVGSSSYYLSRDRGTATIGNGQISGFAVVPKENFKLDVCTDLYITVKGAAGKTAYTDDYDDIVEKAEKKIKNISDSRCEIRQREIKDEAEKEVKKAENQYKKEKKKADKKLAEAEQKLKDAKKEINAGQKEIASRKHKISQGGKEIQKGWQSYRDGRKQLSKAEKDIKSNEKKLVKAEKELAKAKEQLKQQIQQAEAMGQIPPQMQQKFEQAEKELLRQEAVLKASKKELAKGKKELQASKRKLNSSASLLRKKEKELKNGELKIYEAEKKLSDARKELKKGEKEYRSSKKKADRKFAKAKKKIDDARKEIDDIKMPKWYVLDRNKIQSYVEYGGDTERIGAIGEVFPVIFFLVAALVSLTTMTRMVEEQRTQIGILKALGYTGFDVAKKYGLYALLATAGGSIIGVLVGETILPKIIIEAYSMMYTGIGPVKHPFETRFALTASAASVCITLGATMFACYKELREKPAQLMRPEAPKEGKRILLERIGILWRHLNFTWKSTLRNLFRYKKRFFMTIFGIGGCMALLLVGFGLKDSIFAISKNQYQNIMTYDASVTLEDDLSAKKEQEIASWIQKQHTIPSSTKIRSVSVDLEFDGDSKSASLFVPEDAKGLSSYIRFKDRISGEKYRLSDNGIILTEKVCSLLGIKIGDTVIIKEGETKTVRAKVEHITENYMHHNIYMSKDLYQKLYGEEPEYNQILLKDKDRSEKTETDLGKGLLKQEGVASVSFISDFEKEMNDMLNNLNIVVFVLIVSAGLLAFVVLYNLNNINIAERKAELATLKVLGFYDLETAAYVYRENILLTVIGTAVGAGLGILLHRYVILTAEVDLIMFGRQILPPSYLYSVLLTIGFAALINFMMFFQLRKISMVESLKSTE